A single window of Botrytis cinerea B05.10 chromosome 3, complete sequence DNA harbors:
- the Bctep1 gene encoding Bctep1, whose amino-acid sequence MASLLRQIVAGPRSRHPEAGLDLCYVTPNIIATSGPSGTYPQRAYRNPLDQLVTFLDYKHGKEGWMIWEFRAEGTGYPDEEVRGRVRHWPWPDHHPPPFKLVPGIVGGMRNWLEGAGDGEGKDEKKEGGRVVVVHCKAGKGRSGTMACSYLIAECGWKASEALARFTERRMRPGFGQGVSIPSQLRWVGYVDRWTQSGKHYVDRQIEIMEVHVWGLRDGVKVQVEGYVDEGKTIKLFHVFTKKERVVVEGDTPGSGGIKNMISDMAGFGNQDKIATSKTTDRIEEPKNLKPTPRATEPNPSESETDSETGGGAVIFKPSTRVILPTSDVNIDFERRNKASMGWTMVTAVAHVWFNAYFEGNGPEKNGKPEENGIFEIEWDKMDGIKGSSRKGTRALDKLAVVWKVYDPEPGRGRKESIIEEPGRNSPVPEVQAADWKGENEVSPTNGQRDLGLRTESPASAEVSKASSMNEAEKEKEERRDEEGLKVSSPTGEEDLQLDITSLPKPEGNAPVPDLEQINQGLDTATSTTMNHEARK is encoded by the coding sequence ATGGCCTCGCTCCTTCGTCAAATTGTCGCAGGTCCGCGTTCTCGACACCCAGAAGCAGGACTGGATCTCTGCTACGTAACACCTAATATAATTGCGACGTCTGGACCCAGCGGCACATATCCGCAACGCGCATATCGCAATCCGCTCGATCAACTCGTTACATTCCTCGATTATAAACATGGGAAAgagggatggatgatttgggaATTCAGGGCCGAGGGGACTGGATATCCGGATGAGGAGGTGAGAGGGAGAGTGAGACATTGGCCATGGCCGGATCATCACCCGCCGCCCTTTAAGTTGGTTCCGGGGATTGTGGGAGGAATGAGGAATTGGCTGGAGGGGGCGGGAGATGGTGAGGGgaaggatgagaagaaagagggggggagggtggTAGTTGTTCACTGTAAGGCTGGGAAGGGGAGAAGTGGCACAATGGCTTGCAGTTATTTGATTGCGGAGTGTGGATGGAAGGCATCTGAGGCACTTGCGCGATTTACagagagaagaatgagacCTGGTTTTGGACAGGGAGTCTCGATACCAAGTCAGTTGAGATGGGTTGGATATGTGGATCGGTGGACACAATCTGGAAAACATTATGTTGATCGCCAAATTGAGATTATGGAAGTACATGTTTGGGGATTAAGGGATGGTGTGAAAGTCCAGGTCGAAGGATATGTTGACGAAggcaaaacaatcaaattattCCACGTCTTTacaaagaaggagagagtAGTGGTAGAAGGGGATACACCTGGTAGTGGCGGAATCAAGAATATGATATCCGACATGGCAGGGTTTGGAAATCAAGATAAAATCGCAACATCCAAGACCACAGATCGAATCGAAGAACCcaaaaatctcaaaccaACACCACGAGCTACGGAACCTAATCCCAGCGAATCAGAAACAGATTCGGAAACTGGGGGAGGAGCAGTCATTTTCAAACCTTCTACAAGAGTTATTCTTCCTACGAGCGATGTCAATATCGATTTCGAACGCAGGAATAAAGCTTCCATGGGTTGGACAATGGTTACAGCTGTTGCTCACGTATGGTTTAATGCATATTTCGAAGGTAACGGACCTGAAAAGAATGGCAAGCCAGAGGAAAATGGTATATTCGAGATTGAATGGGATAAAATGGATGGAATCAAAGGTTCTTCTCGTAAAGGGACAAGAGCCTTGGATAAACTGGCCGTAGTTTGGAAAGTCTATGACCCTGAACCAGGTCGTggtagaaaagaaagtatcATTGAAGAACCAGGCCGAAATTCCCCAGTCCCCGAAGTCCAAGCCGCAGATTGGAAGGGAGAAAATGAAGTTTCTCCTACCAATGGGCAGAGGGATTTAGGACTCCGAACAGAAAGTCCAGCGAGCGCGGAAGTTAGTAAGGCGAGTAGTATGAATGAGGctgagaaggaaaaagaagagaggagagatgaagaggggTTGAAAGTCTCGAGTCCAACCGGAGAAGAGGATTTACAGTTGGATATTACAAGTTTACCGAAACCGGAAGGAAACGCACCGGTGCCGGATTTGGAACAGATTAATCAGGGACTCGATACGGCGACGTCGACGACGATGAATCATGAGGCGAGGAAGTGA